A region of the Drosophila subobscura isolate 14011-0131.10 chromosome J, UCBerk_Dsub_1.0, whole genome shotgun sequence genome:
TATCGTTGCGTTTCACGCACATATAGCTTAAGCCATACAAATCAATCACCAGATGGGTCTGGCATGGGCAAGTGAAGTTCCCTGTACCCCGAGGTCAGGTCTGTGTCGGCGGCCAATTAGCAAAGCATACACACAGTACACATGCTCTTTGCATGGCGCCAGGCCGCCGCCACGAGTACAACGGGACAACCACGACAACGTCAGCGTGGTAAGCACTTAAGACAGATGAATGAAGTGGCAAACATGGCGGACAGCTCCAGTGCCACTGTCAGTACGAGGCCCGAGCGTCCAGCTCAGAGGCGTCGACTGGCCGCCGACATTTACAAATCAGCAGTCATTATTTATTGGGCTCCCAGCGAACCGAACTTAACAGAATAGAGCCGGAATTGGACCCAATCCAGGGACTGCTTTAAATGATTGTAGCAAAGGTTTTCCTTATCAGTAATCTTAAATTTCTAGAGAAttcgtttcatttgaaaattaacaaaatcTCGCGTGGGTGTCATCAGCAGTTGGAGGGGATGAGAGTATGTTGAGAACTCCAGGCAAAACAGACACTTAATAAGCAGAAAAAGTTACCGGcaagaaatattttgcaaagTTCAGCAgttaaaaatgaaatgttgcaaaaaatttaaatgaaaattggaTATGATGAAGTCGAAACTTCCAGCCAGAAGACAGACTGCGGTTATGACTGGGCGAGAGACTGCGAAAGTGGCTCCAACTTCTGGTTCCTGGGTTGCAAGACTTGCGTTTAGTTTCCCCCTGCTGAGTTTATGGCAGGGAGACTCCTTAATGgcagtccctgcccctgcctacCGCAGTTACAGCCAGACAGTCACTCAACATGAATAGCGGCAAGAGGCTAAATCGTTGACTGCTGGAGATCTCCTCATACTTCTCTCACTCTTGGCCCAAGCCTAACCAGCGTTTACAatctgcaaaaaaaataaggcGAAACCGAGGGAAAAAATAGACAAGTTCAAGAAAATACGGGGAAAATGcaagaaaaggaaacagaGCGAAAgcaagtgcaaataaaatgggaaaaccaAAGCAATTTTTTAGCTTCATTAAGTAACCGCAAAGTTTGTTTTATATGCGGTAAGGGTTAATGTCTGAGAAATTATGGAGTGAGTGATACATATGAGGAAAGCAGAGCAGGAAACGAAAAAAGTTTAAAGAGTTCTGGCCATTAGATCTTGAATAAAGTAGAAACActgctcaaaaaaaaaaatatatatatatatatatttgaatgcgacatTAATTTTCTGATTCCTGAATATCAATATAGAGAAATTGTTTTAGGAGGTTTTTACGGAGTACTCTtatttttgtgcacattttcaAGGTCCGCTGCTTCAGAGGTGCTTCGAATTGTAAGAAAGTGCGGGAAACATTGAAAACTTGCAGGTTGAATGTAAGCTCTATACgatatattaaataataatgtaAGGTCATTATATGTAgattaattgttaataaatcgttttcgattgtttttattgaaatatgCAATGTTGTGTTCGGGTGTATTTTAAGCTTTATACTAAAAATTCTTTAGCACACCACTTCCCCAAGGTTCAAGTTACATATTATTAACCAATTAATGCTGTTAATGCTCTTTGCccgtttttgccccttttcgaaAATAGTACATTTTGCAGATGCCTATAAGTTCACTTACGCAGCACTGCTGGAGGtcagaggcaacaacaatcgcGAAGCAGTCGCAATAAAATTTTGAACTGTAGAAAGCGTTGACGGAAACTGTCTAACTGAAGACGGAACTATTAAAATTTCCACGAAAATGATCAAATATATTGCTTTGGTAAACAAGTACTAAGAGAAATACAATCGCATGTTGGAGCGATTCATATTAAATAACatcattcaatcaatcaatcaaatatattttttaaagttcaaaaatgtttcaaagcATAAATGATAAAGGCAGGAAGCGTGGTCCAAAAGACTAAAttattttttcgcatttctaCTTCAGTCAAACAAGAAGTCTAGAAGTCTAGCTTTATTTTTAGGATTAATGGCAAAAATTTGGCATTTTACCCAGTAGCGTTGAGAGCCGAAAATATCAGAgcatagaagagagagaagagtaaaatcgagagagggaaagaacaaaaactgcTCAGGCCTATGGGTTTCTCTTCGccttagtttttgttcttgtgctttctttttgtttccttctttCAGAGAAGGGAGGAAGAAAAGGAGTAAAAGTGTACacaaatttacttttttttatttgaaccATTTTGGCGACTCGTTATACgagtttattttaatattgttaattttaaaccatttctaattttctttagtttttcatATGatattttagcatttttctttttgtatttttttttaaactttatattttattggtgGGATACCCTTGTGTTGGGGTCCTGTCGATTTCCGTTCGAAAGAGAGTTTTTATTAGGAGCATGTCATATTTGGTTTTAATAAATAcgttttcaattgaattatttgaattattgaatattttctaGTTTTTTCGTATTGTGGGGTGCCATGCCTCGTCGTAGTATGGAACTAGGTAGAGTGTTTGGTTGTTTAAGGGATCATCGGCCATCGGCAGTCAGCTCACGTGGCATAACCAGCGCAGCAGTGCCACAACCAATAAGATTGAGCAAAAACATCTTGCAGtgcaataaatatgtatatatctgtGCAATATCTGGTAAATTTGCTATGCATTTCTatcttgtctgtctgtccgatCAAACTGGAGCTTAAACCAAAACGCCaaattttaatgtaattatacatacaaacatatgtacatatgtacgtatatgtACAAAGCGAGCAGGTTGCACAGTGGTCTTTTTTAATCACTTAATCCGAATCACTAATAAACTCATAAGAAAAACATACTCCACTGTTGGTAGGAGCCCTGCCAATGCCCAAAGAGTTTTGGCCAGGAATAGAGCCACAGAATAGCCAGAATAGACTAGGGAAAAGGAGATTGGCTGCATTTTATGTTAACTCAGCAACAATtgttggaattggaattggaaggTGCCCTGCTCCAACTTTGCAGATTGTTCGGTTTGGTTGGAGCTTTGCCTGGGCGTCAGCTCtgtttctggctctggcttgggATTGTATTTGGTTTGGCCTGAAGCACGGCCGGGAGGAacttaaatttatttagcatACAAAGCGAGGCAGATGCTGACTAAACCACTGATGGAGGCATATTCTGGCTTTTTGCTATTTAGCATGCCTTCTTAGTCATCGTCTTGATCGTTGCCGAGACGGTGGAAAAGGCTGCAGGCGTAAAGCTTGGCTACCATTAAGCTGCCATTTCGACAATTTGTTATTTCACTGCCAAGCTGATGCCAAAAGCTTCGAACTGGATTAAGTGATTGGCATTCaatcaataatattttttctctttccacTTCCCTGGAATAATTATAGCCTTTAcctgtacgtatgtacattgGGTACATTGTACGCCATGTGGTCTGAATGCATTTGGCTAATCCACAGTTGGTTGGAGGAGGGGGATTGGCATATCAGCAGATCTGACCGCTGGCGAGTCCTGGGAATCGACCATTGTGTTGTTTTCTACTCCGTGTCCGGatacaatttaaatcaattatgTGTTTGTAATCCTAAGCATATAATTTTGCAATACAGTAATGAGTGCAGAGCCCCATTCCAAGAAAAATAATGAGCCACACAATTAATGGGTAGACTCCTTGTCCATCtagtaataataaattaatccACAGCAATATTGGAGCCATCTATTACCGATGCCAATGGTGTTCATGGATTGTCGTTATTAACTctgcaaatgcatttgatCTGAATTGTCGCATAGCACTTGCCGGTTAGCTCCACAGCCAATATATTTATCCTGAAAGCTGGGACGTGAAGAATAGGGGAAAAAGATCTTCGGCCGTAAGCCAAAGACCCAAAAACTGGTAGCCAAATTAAACACAAGAAGAGGCGGTGGAATGTGGACATTTCGGGGGGCTTTAAGGTGATGTCGCCGCAGTGACAGTGGCAGACGGAAAGGCACACCCGAGGCTAGACCATATGGCAGACGAAACATGTATTTACGAAGgatattgattgatttattgcgACGTCTCTGGCTcttcacacaaaataaatgtcgcacagacacacacattggcGGCTTGGGCATAATATTAAATGGAGCTCCAGGTTCTAGGATTTGCAGAGGCGACTGCAATCGTATTTATGCAGCctgtgaatttatttttggtatgtGTCAGGGAAAGATCACGGAATAGCCTAATAGACTCTACTCACTCTGTTTTCTTTGGTAGTGTAAAGCGCTTTCTTTATAAACTTAcctgaaagagaaaaaaatcgAGTTTAGTGATTGAATAAGCCATAAacaataaatcataaatattaagGGTTAATTTCTATTTCAATCAAACAATGTAGTCCTATGGCCTAAAAGACGTTCTATGTGCTCGACCACCATCCTCCTCCTTGAAAGCTCCTGGTTCGAGCACCTAATTCCCACATCATCAACAATTGACACCACATGACGCACATTTTcggcatatgtatgtatattcgtTTGGGACAGGGAGCCCCTTCTGAATGGCAAATATGCATAACGGCCTAACCCAAAAACTATTCCTGGCCCTGTAGCCCTGTAGCCTCCACTTGGTGGATATCCACTTCCCcgacgaaaacaaaaaccctaAGAACCGAAGAACTGAAAAAGCGATAGCAAAACAATATACAAAGAAAGAAGAGGAGGGGGTGGAGGAGTTTCTGGCGCAAGGCCAATTCatggcacagacacacactcaaacaggGTCCCATGTCTGGGTAGGAATCATACATAAAACAACCCAAATGGGGAGGAGGAAGCAGATGGATTGAGAGACTGGCAGTGAACGCCGCGCGTATAGGCAGACTGGGAAAAGGAGCAAAGGAATTACTAAgtattttgtattgttttcgATTGTTTGCTGGCAGCCGAGCATAAATATGATATTGATGAGGATGCACACGgaacaaacacactcacagccCCAGATAAAGGGCACCAGAAAGtaagaaacaaaacgaaaagatTTTCCTCTGTTTTTGTGAGCATTTTATGCAAGGGTAGGGCCCCAATGGGTTTGAAACCGAATGAACTGGTGATTTTGGGAGCCACTTTAAACAAACGCGATGCTCCGCGAAAGTTACAATAAAAAGACCAAATCACGAGGTACTTAAAGAGAAGGAAGCCTGGAAAGCGTACCAAGTCCTGAAGCAAACACTTATAATGGATCCCTCATTCCACTCCTCACccactctctctatctttcggTTTCTCTACGAATACATACTTACAGCCATATAGAAGAGTTTGATTCATTGCCTATCCTGCTCCACTCACCCACTTGACACCCGCCACATTGTGGCTCTCCAATCAGCGTGAGTTGATTGAACTTTACATAATTTagaacgacgacaacgacgacgacgacgatgatgatagccttctctcactctgtctcgaCATTTCTTTTCATACCCGACGGCATCTACTTGGTCACTGCCTCCAACTGTTAAATTCACTTATTAACCAAGTTTTTCCCTACACTTGTAACCACAATATGGCACTTTACGGGTTCTTGATTTAGAGTTCATGCCTATAATTattttctccttctccctttAACATTGTTTCGAGTCCTAGTCACTAAATAATTAtaggcttttgttgctttttaatacatttttgcaactttttgaCAAAACTGGCTGCGTGcttgaatatttaatcaaCTTTTTATACACATATTTGTGTTTTCTTAAGCCCTTCTTTCTAAGCCAAACACACCCATGTCCACCGTCACGTGTAAAGCGATGATGTAGGGCGGACTTGCACCTGCAACTTTGTAGACTAACAACTATGCCACTCAGACCTCCTTCCCATCGTGTTGGCATTTAAAAGTTAGAGCTCAGTGGTGCCGGCTCGAGAAGGTGTGGGCGGGTGTTGCCGAGTGACTGGCATAAATCACTGGGAGTGCCACGCAGTATGCAACATTATTTTTAGTGCAGCATTGTAAATACTCGCTGCAGCTTTATGGCTCTAAAAACCTAAAAACGAAGCCAGGTCTTCCAGGTCTTTTTTCACCACACGCATTTGGCAAAGTTTTGGCTGGTTCAGTGGAGCAGTTCCACGTAGGGGGCCAGTTCTTCTTCCCTGTAGTTGACAACACCACGTAGTCAGAGCCAACAAAACATTAGACAGCGTTATATTAACCCCCTGTGATCGACTGCCGTGGAAGGAGTAAAAGTTGATATCAGTTGCAAATTTGTACTTGAAACTTTATACCTAACTAAATAGGACAGTGAAAACAGATTAGACCTTGAAttaagaagagaagagaaacgCCATCAAACATGTTAAAAATAGAATCAGGAAAAAAAatcttcatctccatctccacccATATCCTGGATAGCtcgaacacaaaaaaaaactgaagagTAAAATCTCCAGCTCACGCATGCTTCTCAGATGCAGTTAAGAGTTTGGCCTTTTCCTTGGCttgtaaattgcatttgcagccaatttacacaaaattaaattgaatttacgcTACGCTTGCACAAAATATCAATGAACGTCATgtaaagaaacaacaaaaaaaggaagaagtagagagggagaaaaagagagagattgagagagggAGACCAGAAGGCATGTCCATGGCTATGGGAGGACGCTTCAGTGCACCGCAAAAAGTCAGCTGCATTctatcaaaattcaaatagTATTTTCTTTGCTCGTCTCCTGCTGTCGTCTGCTTGTTTAGCATGCGTGatggagcaggcagcaaaaagcgACTTTCAGGACACAAACGCCATCCCACACCTCACACCTTGCCCTCGCCCCACATCGTTGCGAGTCTATGCAGCTTGTCCATGCagtttgttgcatgttgcatggcTAAACAGGAGAAACAGAGTGAAAGAGTGGGCTGGATTGGAAGAAACACGGACAACAAACTTTAGCAGCCATCCCTATGTTTGTTCCACGCATTTTGCAGGACTCGGGTACCGAGCAAATCACAGCAGAGATTCTCCACATACGTGCATAAAATGAATCAAAACttcaagcagcagaaggcgGCAAAGTAGATCCATCTAGCATACACATGTGTTGAAAGCTCGAAAGGGGTGGAGTGTCACGAAACATAccatatattatttaaaatttctcAAGTAAAAGCTTAAAATTCTCTCTTGTAGAAACTAGCAGGATCAATGAATGTTCAATGTGTCTTTTTAAACTTCCAAAACTTTCATCTTTACTTTCAACATTAATTTCGctattttttaatatacaCAGCACGAAATCTTTAAAGCTAAAGGatgccttttgttttgattaaaGATAACGTTATAGTCTATGCTCCAGTTAcacattgttttattatttcgaTTCCTGCTTTTTATTGCCGTCATAAATATAACCATTAAATAAATGATCTCAGGTGATTGAAACCCCTTGACTTGTGCATTGTGCGTAATTATTTCTGTCGCAATAACGGAAAAAGCGAATTTTAATGATGataataattgttaatttttatcATAGAgagcaattaatttgtttccCATTGATACTCTTTGGGGCCACATTTGGATTGAAGTTTGGTCAGGAATTCTTTGCGTTTTATACGCTTCTAGAGTGTGTTATGAATCTGACCACTCAGacatagatgtatgtatgtgctaaTGTCCattttcaaaattatattaGCTGGATTGATTTATATGAAAATCCTGAAACAGGGagttatgcatatgcatatatgtatcaTATGTCTGCCATAATAATGGCACTCCATTACATTTGGCAACcattttccttccattttcTACAACCAAAAACGCTCTGCAAGGATATCAGATTATTCGGCTATCAAGTGTCCAAGTCTTTCCTTCCTATTTTTTGATATCATTATTATGGACATTAAGCATAACGtttcatgttgctgttgtgctgctgctgctgttgttgttgtttgcgaTGTCTGCGGTTTTAATCAGGGATCgcttaaaatatgcaattaattgcaattgtcGCTCGGTACTTTGGAGCCATAGCCGTTGTCTGTGTTTACCTTTGCCAGGGACAGCAGGCGAAACATGCAACGAAGCCTCATAACTTTTCCATatgaatataattaaattgtttaatttctcGCACAGCAGTGGGCTCCAAAAGAATGCGGACAGGCGttaagcaaaatatttatgcattggcaattacaaaaaaaaaacaacacaaaaattgtcAGACAAAATGGATGTGCTGGCATTTATGCGAGTAGTTGGGACAGGACAGGAACTTACAGGAACATTTTAAACAATCCCACCCTCACTTAATGTCAGAAGGATCTACAATTTTTCATTACATTGTCAGAGATATTTCAGTTCCAACTATGCCCATTGAATTTTCAAAGATGTTCCATATATGACTACTACCTATTACCTTTGGTTTTGGGCAGTTTTATCATAGTTACAAAGGTGAGATTGTACTTGTTATCTAAGAGTTGGATGCCTCTGAAAGGCTTGCATTTTTGAGCTTTAGATACTCTGTGAGAGAGCCGAGGGTTTCTGACATATATTGCATtcaatccttgactatttgctCTTTTTAAGCATTTCTGAAAGCTTGCGTTTATTTACAAACTACTCGACATGCTAACTCTCGTTAGTTAAccctttaaaatgttttttcccTAATTTCTGTAAAAATAGTTTCCCAAATAATTGCTTATTACAGCTGCTGGCTCATTAATTGCCTCCGGGAAAGTGTCGCCCGAGTAACTTTTTTGCCCCTCGCTTCTACAGTGATAAAGTGGTTGGAGGAAAGTTCCGGACAGTGTAAACAGTTTGGGGTGAACTTTCGCTACCTTCGCTGACGTCACGTAAAGCaatttaacaataattaaGCTTATTACCAAAAGCAGTTAGCGGAGCAGCTTTCCGACTTGATTTGGACCAGTGGCCAGTGCCAAAGTTCGCCAGGAAGCCCAAGCCATGAACGATGGAAGAAAGGTCAAAATCCCAAAAAGTTGGCACGTGAGATGAGAGATAGATGAAAAGAATGGGAAACGGAAGTAGACCATTTGGTACCATGTGGTCGTCTCACAGATCCTGTTCCTCCGTCTGCAGGCTTTTGGCGACACTCTCGTTTTGGAATGCACACGGAATTCtcaattcattttaatttccagTCAACACCTTTGCCGACGATTTCATACGAGGCGGATGAAGTTGTAGTAGGGAGCAGCAGGGATGCTGCATCTAGGGGAGTGTAATTATCCTTACATTCCATTTTGGTATGGTCGCCCTTAAACTTTCCCtgctttctctccctctcaattaagcaaaagtatgcaacgagCACGAGTCTGCGAGGAGCCCAAAGTGCTTAAAGAGAATGCAGCTGGACAAGTCCAGAGGCTGAGCTTCGAGGGCATTTACCTTTTACGTTTGCAACGGTACACAGCACGTGTGTGTGGCGACTACAAATCACGATAGCCAGAAAGggcacgacgacgactgcaGCGTCTTGTTTGGCATTTACGTGATGCACATTTAAACTGCGAGCGAACAACATGAATTATGCCTCCGTGGAGGTGGATTGAGCGGCACTAAAGGTTGCCGGACTTGCGAAAACTTTGCTAAATTGTCAGGAAAAACTGTAGGCGAGTACACAAGGGAGACGTGGAACTGCAGCGGCTCTGAACGTATGCAAAAGAAATGGCAGAGAGCTGCACACGTGCTGAAAAAATTGATAGATGATTGAAGGCAATACAAAAAGGCACGTGTTCGACACACGccatgccactgcccctgTCAGGGGGTCCTGGATAACCTGGAGCCCGTTTTGACGCcaaaaacggaaaatagcAATTCAAAAACTCGGCACAGGTAAAAATACTGACACACGGCAAAAGAGAGAAGGTGAGttagggtgtgtgtgtgtggggatcCTAACTCCAGGATCCTGGGAAAGAGCCCaggcacaaaaatattcatgtGCAAAATGCCGTGTgctctcgtctcgtctctcgtcGTCGTGGCTCTGGcggaatttgcataaatttggcatttgaaaaGCTATTCAGCCTGATGGAAATGATGACGAGggcagagcacacacacaaacaccgtTTCCCCCACCGAACATTGACACGACCCCCGATgatgaggacgatgatgaAGAGGCGCCTCTAGCCGGCTACCACAAGTTGGATGAAGCCATTAAATGCTTGCACCGCACATGAAGACATATCCAGTGGGAATGCCCAACGCGTCTCGACATCAAGATACCCGGTACTTATGTAGtctttatgtgtgtatatttacatatgtacaagcaAACTCAAAATACTTGAATCAAAGGTTTAATGGCAGAGAACTGCACAAGTGATGCAacaattgattgatgattgaagTCAATCCAAATAGGTGCTAACACCGgtgttatttttatacccggtactcgaagagtaaatagggtatacttATTGTATTTtggcgaataacggttgtatgtaacgcacagaaggaaacgtttccgacgccataaagtatatatgtatattcttgatcagcatcaatagccgagtctatgtctgtctgtccgtctgtccgtcttgtttgtcggctagttctcagagactataagagctagagccaccaaatgttggctccagactgctgtatgctcacactgaaaacagtgtatttcaaaaatgagccccgcccccttccgcccccgcaaaagggcgaaaacctgccaaatctacaatttggcatctacatctacaatgaagataacagaaaactaaaaacgccattccgtaggaaaaGACCATATCTTTAAGAttaccaaattgggatccgattggatcattattatagccggaataaagaaattaatttgcagtggctaagccAACCCCGGACcacagcttatatttgttttttgcacatccTCTCATCCCCACTATGCTTCATGTAGTgagcggcctctgcctctgcagtgcctctgcagactgtgtctctaggggaggggggcgatctaaaggagcgtgttggcgtgagaagtgatgtagatatAGATTTAGATGTTgatgaaagatgtagaaaaaatgtaaaatttaaaatttaaaattagaaaaaaatctttaaggtacagatgttctactgagtaccgggatacaagttgtgacgcgtaagaagcgtctcacacgtcccttctcgttttaatttaGTAAGGGCGAAAACCTTACTAAAGAAAGTTGTCAAGAAATTAGTTGTAATTTGAACTCAATCCAATCTCGCATTTACATtaccatccttagttagtcgtagagaAATGCTTTGTGTAATtgttatgcacaacttgatctagggggatgtagacagccctgacttgttgagccgcgtaaactttacgattcccataagacccactagaaactatattcctttgttccttccaatgtgtagatcgaattatgccttgcacgaaccctttagagttttatgctcggattattattccctctatcacattatatcctcgactaactaccttcctcttcttaaatctcgtatactagcctacctctcccgtagttagtttaattttagctttgtcttgtttctgactttgataattttgcttgcttagctatagttgctctagtttggttgtgtttagttctaattttcctcgaatattagcctaacatctaggCCATCGGTTAATCGcaccgcgcgtcatgcggcagcgcccctcggtcggttgggcgggaggagggctgcgttctgctgggttccgcgcgtaacaggctttggcttggtgtcgcatggaccacttgatggtgcagtcattgcatatcaacgtccagacaaacTAAAATGTTTAACTGCGCATTTCCTGGGGCTCAGGTCATGCCAAATTTCTCTTCTCTTACACTCTTCTTTAGATAGGATCTATCACTAGGATTAGGAATAACATTTCCAATAATTATGTTGGCTGTTTAAGGAGGCCTAGCAGCTGGTGGATGGTGCAGAAATAGTTCCTAATTGATACATTTTAGAACCCATCCAGTGCCATTGTTAAATTCTTGCTTCTTTGGAGGATAATCAAGCTTGTCGCTGCTCTTTCAACACAATCAGTGGCGGCTGGACCTAGCATGCGGGGATGTGGTATTAGTTTTCTGACTTCGGGGACTTGActgttgtgtgtggggggtcGCAGGTCACCTACCAATTTGTTTTGACTAATTTGAGCAGGACACGGCAACGGTTTCacttgcttttgcattttttgcgACTGCACCAGTGAACTTGTTGTcgatgttgttcttgttgttgagGTTGTTCTCTTTGTTGAGTTACATAATGATGTtgaggttgttgctgctgttgttgttgttgcttctgcatCGCTGGCTGAGGCATGCAATGGCTGTTAGCAAATCGCACGAGTTTTACAAATGTCGCGCAAATTGCTGCGACTGCTCGCAATGAGGCAGCCCAGACTCGATTGCTGATGCgattcctgctgctgctgttgctgctgttgctgctgatggcttTGCAACTGCAGCCGCTGGCCAACACACAGACGGGGATAGGGGTACCCAAAGGCatgcctctgtgtctgtgtgatatgatgctgctgttgttgttgctggtggtggtgctgctgctgctgatgctgttgccagCGCATGCGCCGCACGCTCAGTGCACCGCAGGGGTACGCAACCTGAAAGAGAATTTATGAGAGATTCAAGAGAGAAACACAAGCACAGAATGTGGCACAACActcaaaagaaaactcaaagAAAATATTGCACTCTTCTTGCTTGAAATGTGGAAAAagatggcaaacaaaacaacaacaacatcaatgAGCATAGGAGGGGTATTGGAATATATATAAGTATTGTATTta
Encoded here:
- the LOC117895771 gene encoding mastermind-like domain-containing protein 1; the encoded protein is MLAFHNEHIASCAFLTYYTPESSTATAASSPTSSAAQATPLFNDKQAISGVAYPCGALSVRRMRWQQHQQQQHHHQQQQQQHHITQTQRHAFGYPYPRLCVGQRLQLQSHQQQQQQQQQQESHQQSSLGCLIASSRSNLRDICKTRAIC